GTTTATATATGTTTCCAGAAAGGATACATCCCACTTTATGTTAAGATGTTTTATGAACATCTTTTTATGCTCTTTAAATTTATTTCTAATTTCCTCATCTTTGTTAATTAATTGGGATGAATCCTTTCAGAAAGCAATTCTGATTTCCTGGTCAATCTCCTCTCCCAAAACAAACGCTATAATGACTTTTCCTGATACCTGACAAAGgcataaaaaaagaaagggaaaacgtGTCCTATGCTGTTACCATAGCCAAAACAACATAAAGCATGGCAGTCTCTCTGTGAATGCTTGCTGGTGTCCGGACTTTGTTGTATTTTGATTTTGTGTCTGTAttgtgctgtgtgtttttttgttttttgtctgttCTTATATCACCATCCTTTAGTATTTTTCTAGGGAAACTCTGTAGTTTTGTGCATGAAGTTGTTTCTGTAACTAAAGTCGCATCATGAAATATACATCTTGCGCCAATTGTGAATACCATTaaattttgtatattttatagAATTAGCCTGATTAATACCCGCTGTTGCCGAAGTAGCCGCTATTTGACTCCAGTAGCCTTGCCtggggccgcgtacacacggtcgttccaaaccgatgagaatggtccgacgggccatttccatcggttcaccgctgaagtggcctgatggcctgaagtgcgtacacaccaccgttccaaaaaccgatcgagttagaacgcggtgacgtcaaacacacgacgtgctgaataaaacgaagttcaatgcttccaagcatgcgtcgacttgattctgagcatgcgcgggctttgaaccgatgctttgtgtactaaccatcggtttggaccgatcgggcagtgggCCATCGGttagattttgaagcatgttttaaaattttggaccgaaggacaacagaccgatgggctatacacacggtcggtgtggaccgatgaaactgaacatcggtccattctcatcggttttgtccgaccgtgtgtacgcggcctgggaCTTACCCTGTATGCCTTAGTTCCTCAGCCCTTCCAAGGGATCTCACATCTGCTGTATGTGCAGGCAGGATGGTTTCCCATTTGTTCCAATTCtgctttataaacaaaaaaagtcagtgctactacccatacatcacatgGAAAGCAAAGCTCCCGAtgctcgatccacagtcgctggctgagtagagtaatgaggaaaagatgatccgcactccgcTCTTAAAATTTTTAAGAAACTGGAAGTTATGATAAAGGCCTTTTAGGCTGAAATGCGTCAACCATTTATTTTTGCGTTTGTccactgtggcttgttaataaatactacaaatttttaagagcaacgaccggagtgcaGATCATCTTTTCCCCATACTTTGCACTCAACACCCCCTGTGCACCCCACCTGTATCCTGTGCACCCAGGACCTGGACCCTGCATTCCCTGAACTGCTGCCCTGTGCACCACCTTGTTCCTCATAAACATTGTTACCcatgggtcaagtcctggggaaaaaagtatgggaactcccacccaagatccactcccccaccaaaaaaaaatataaaatgatacgctcatatgcataattactaaaccgcatgtttttttttttgtttttttttcgatccactgtaccttagtaatcctttatgttactggccgcttcctgtatatggattcatcgggtagtgtgcaggtattccgtcacttcctcgatgccgcaatgtctcctgggagcttttgtcattgttcccaggagacattgcggaggtctgccgcgaattatcgcgggatttagaaagaactttaagcaagttttttgtaaatcctgcgataactcgcagcagacctccgcaatgtctcctgggaacaatgacaaaaactcccaggagacattgcggcatcaaggaagtgacggaatacccgcacactacccgatgaatccatatacaggaagcggccagtaacataaaggattactaaggttcgcctgcccctgacagtgactcgagctgggcatcgccgcttagtgaaggactgGCTcgagcggctcggctgctctcggctgctttagtcctgcaaagggaactgcgttccagctgtgaaaaaagtgcagggactccattcCCGCGCGtttccacaggacttgagccctgttgaCACCCCTTGTGTACCTGTAAGCCCAGCATCACAAGGCTTTAACACACCCCTGTACTCTTGTGTTCCAGGAACTCAATAACCCAGTGTTGTAAGTATATTTTACCAGTATTCCTGTCTGTCTgtaagcccagcactccagtgcttTACAAAACTCTTGCCATAACTGTGAGTGTTGTATTCTGTGCTTTTCCAGATTTTGTCTCTATTCCTTCCTTGTACCAGGTCAGATGTGACCTGCACAGAGCACACTGTCCAGCATGCAGGCTGCATGGATGGTTTACAATTCCAGTAATTTAGAACAGCCCCCTTCATGACAGACAGATCAGCAGGAAATCTGTAAATCTTTGGCAATAGCATCAGTAAAATCTCGGATGACGTGATCAGCagatctctcccctccctcctgttctgcACACAGAGACATCTCCTCCTCCTACCCCCTCCCTCTGACACACATCTTTTTGGCTTTGTTTCTCTCTTCTGCAGTCAGCGATGGCGTTTTCTGATGCGAGGAAGGAGCTGGACTGTTCCATCTGTCTGAACATTGATACTAATCCTGTGACGCTGAGATGTGGACACAACTTCTGCCAGGAATGTATAGAAGATGTTCTGGATACACAGGAGAGGTCTGGAGTTTATCGCTGTCCTGAATGCAGAGAAGAGTTCCAGGAACGGCCTGAACTCAGCAGGGACATAACACTGCGCAACATAATGGAGAGTTCCCAATCTACAGAGCCAGAGAAGGAGAGCCAAATCCTCTGTACGTACTGTATTCACTCTCCTGTACCCGCTGTTAAATCTTGTCTAATGTGTGAAGCTTCTCTGTGTGATGACCATTTAAATGTCCACTGCAAGTCATCCCAACATGTCCTATCTGACCTCACCACTccccagaagaacaggaaatgctccgtccatgagaagatcctggagtattactgcacCGAGGACTCGGCCTGTCTCTGTGGGTCCTGCAGGCTGCATGGAGACCATCAGGGACACCAGGTGGAGGCTCTGGAGGAGGCCTCTGAGAAGAGGAAGGAGAACCTGACCAATGCTCTGCAGAAGTTGGTGAAAAAGGGAGAAGAGATGGAGGAAAGCATCAAGAGTCTGCAGAAGTACAAGAGGAAAGTACAAGACGGTGCAGGTGGTGTAACCAAGAGAGTTGCCACCATATTCAGAGACATCAGGAGACAACTGGACATCCTGGAGAGGAGAATTCTTAAAGAGATAGCTATGAAGGCAGAGAGAGTCTCATTCCCAGCCTCCGAATTAATCCAGgatctggaaataaagaaggacAATCTGTCCAGGAAGATTCGTCACATCAAGGAGATATGTAACATGACAGACCCACTAAGTGTCTTACAAgaatcagacacaggtgacttgtgtgatactgaggatgaggatgaggaggacaAAGAGAGACGTGATAAACTCCTTCATGGTGGGGAGGAACTGATTGCGACTGAGATCTTGCACCTACTACATACAGGATTATTTGATATAGTAACAGGGGTAAATAAAGGGATAAACATACCAGAACCTGAAGAAATAACACTGGATGAAGACACGGCTAATAATTATGTTTATATTTCAAACGACAAGAAGACCGCACGCAAGGTAGCAGAAAGCCTAAATCGCCCTCAATCACCAGAGAGGCCCATGGGAATGATACctcaggtgatgagcagtcagagtttctcctcagggagacattactgggaTGTGGATGTTGGGGGATCATCACACTGGAAAGTTGGGATGTGTTACACCAGTATATTAAAGATAGGAACCTATACAGAAATTGGACTTAATCTAATGTCCTGGTGTCTAGAGAGCAAGTCTAATCAGTTATCAGCAAAACATGACAAAAAATCCATCACTTTACCTGATAATTTAATAACCAGAGTCAGAATAAATCTGGATTACGAGGCCGGGCAGATCTCTCTTTATGAGTTGGGTATCCCGATCCGtcacctccacaccttcaccgCCTTCTTCACCGAGCCCCTCCATGTCGTGTTTTATGTGAAGGAAGGTTGTATAAAGATATGTCGAGGGAAGCAGGAAGGGTGACAAATTGACCCCAAGAATGGTGACCTCACCGGTGTCCTGACTGGTTGACCTAaggttatacagtatataatatctaCTGGCGGATAATGTGGTCACTGACAAGTCAGATTTTGGACTACAGCTCCCAGCATGCCCCCTAAAATGGCTGCACAAGTCTTACCAAGCAGTTGCAACATGGCTTGATTAagagaatattacatttttaattaaaCACGTAGATAAGGTAACTGATGTATAATCCATATCGTAATGCAATGTTATTAATCTTTGAGCTCAGAATGCTTCTACCTAAAATCCCCAAATCTCATACTATTTTGTTTGAACTTGCTCACTGCTTTTCCCAGAAGCTTGCACAGAGCTGGAGGTTCAATGACAGACAACCCCTGCATTGCTTTACTATTAGTGCTCCCTCTCCGGTAGGATACCTAATAATTAATCCTTTGTAATAAAAGAGGTCGagtacagtggggacaattatcGGGCAGAACCTTTTTATTTCTCAAGCTTGTTTCCTATTCTAATGTTTGCCCTTTATTCTAATGTACTGTATGTCATTATCAAAGTAAATCTGTTGTTTTTGCCATTCAGGACAAAGTAACAGGTTACCTTACAAGGTTgtatatccacttaaggaccgggtcTATTTTTGACatgtgttgtttacaagttaaaataatttttttttttgctagaaaattacttagaacccccaaatgttatattttttattttcagacaccctagagaataaaatggcggtcgttgcaatactttatgtcacaacgtatttgcgcagcggtcttacaaacacgattttttgggagaaaaatacacttttttttaattaaaaaaaataacaaaattgtaaagttagcctaattgctttctatattgtgaaagatgatattatgctgggtaaaattatacccaacatTTCATGCTTGAAAATTGCGCCCCCGCTCgcagaatggcgtcaaactttaaaaatctccataggcgacatttaaacatttctataggttaccagttttaagttacagaggaagtctagtgctcttgctctaatgatggtagcgatacctcacatgtgtggtttgaacacatttttttttatgtatgagtGACTTACGTATGctttcgcttctgcacgtgagttCGGagagacggggcgctttaaattattttatttttttttccttatttattcttcttttttttaaattggatcacTTTGATTCCCATTACAatgcatgtaaacatcccttgtaatagaaaaaaaagcatgataggacctcttaaatgtgagatctgcggtcaaaaagacctcagatgtcATATTTACACttcaaagcaataaaaaaaagtatttagaaaataatGGTCCAATGGTATGGAGTCGAGTGGGGGCCATCATTTCCTCACTTGACTTCCTGCCTATCAGGGGATAGGAGTGGATCGTCTCCTCAGCTACCGATGGACACACACAGCAGGAGGGACTGGGCACCTCTCTCgccgctgataaaagtgatcttgtggcgaatccgctgcagagaccagtTTTATCTCAAGGCGGTCCGCCTaccatggaaaaaaaataccggggttatggcagctacctGCTGCAAACACAACGGTATTTAACATGAAAGGACCGATGTATATCGACGACGGACGGACGGGCAGGCCGTAAGTGGATATCTCACCTTCTCTGCTACTAATAGTTGCAATCCCCATGTTTGGCTTGCACAACTATTGGAAAATATGGTACTTTGGGGCAGTCATGTCAATCCACATGTGTATACCTGAAAACCTTTTGAAGTGCCCAAGCCAGAGTGATTTCTGTGGGAGGAGTTGGTGGCCAATGAAGGTGGGTGGATGTTGAAAGGAGGGGGGTTGTTCATGGTGGCCAATGCAGGTCAGTGAATGTTGGAAGTagggccaaacccgaacactttagtggcgtgcaacaattttttttccagtatacaaaacaaatgaaaaacaaaatttagTACAAACAGATGCAAaacctttttaaaaaattgtgctgCACCAAATGCATACCttccaaccgtcccggattctgCAGGACCGTCCCGGGCTGTCAAGTAAGTCCCAGGGTCCCGCGGATCTTAGTTGAAGTCCTGGAGGGCCCTGCCACTCCACACTAAACAAtaatccccctccctgcctctccaccctaaacaataaccccctctccacatctccacccaaaacaaacaaCCCCCTTcccgcctctccaccctaaacaataaccccccctcctgcctctccaccctaaatcaAACCCCCTCCCTGCAACACCATCCTAAACAAcaatccccctccctgcctctccaccctaaacaataaccccctccccacatctccaccctaaacaataatccaactccctgcctctccaccctaaacaataaccccctcccaacatctccaccctaaacaataatccacctccctgcctctccaccctaaacaataatccacctccctgcctctccaccctaaacaatgaCCCCCTCCACAcatctccaccctaaaaaataccccccttcctgcctctccaccctaaacaaaaaACCCTCTTCCTGTCTCTCCAACCTGAACAATAATCCCCccttcctgcctctccaccctaaacaaataACCCCTCTCcccgcctctccaccctaaacaataatcccccctccctgcctctccaccctaattcAAACCCCCCTTCCTGCCTTTCCACCCTAAACAAATAACCCTCTTCCtgtctctccaccctaaacaatagtccccccctccctgcctctccaccctaaacaataaccccctccctgcctcatCACCCTAAACAAATAACCCCCCTTCCCGCCTCTACACCCTAAAGAataatcccccctccctgtctctcCACCCTAAATCAAACCCCCCTTcccgcctctccaccctaaacaatattcccccctccctgcctctccaccctaaaccccCCTTCCTGCCACACCATCCTAATTCGACCCCCCTCCATGCCACTCCCCCCTAAAattacccccctccctgcctcttcaCCCTAATCAATAACCccctccctcttacatcaggtatcccatCCAAGTCTACCTTACATCAtatttccccatcagagtcccccttcaaTTAATTGCCCCCATCAGGGTCCACCTAAAGTTTGTATgttcatcaaagtcccccttaaattcggtgtccccattagagtcccttTTTTCATCAGGTGCACCCATCcgagtctcccttacatcaggtttccccatcagagtccccttaaaTTATGTGCCCCCATCAGGGTTTCAGCTGCTGCGGAGCTTAATGGAAAGGCAAGGATGGGGCTGCTGAGTGTTGTGGTGTGGGGCAGTGACTGGCAGCTGTGGGGTTCCCAAATCtctcccccctcacttcctgcatTTCCCTtctctgcctctccaccctaaatctaacccccctccctgccacACCATCTTAAAACGACCCCCCCTCCCTGCCACACCATCCTAAAACGACCCCCCCTCCCTGACACTCCCCCCTAAAAttacccccctccctacccctcCACGCTAAATCAAACCCCTCTCCCTGCCACACCATCTTAAAACGACCCCCCTACCTGacactccaccctaaacaataaccaacCTTTCTGCCTCTCatccctaaacaataaccccctccccacatctccaccctaaacaataaccccctccctgcctctccatcctaaacaaataacccccctccctgcctattCACCCTAAACAATAATCCCCCCCTGCCACTCCACCCTAAATCAAAACCCCCACACCATCCAAAAttgacccccttccctgccactcccccttaaaattaacccccctccctgccacTCCCCCTAAATTACTCCCTGCCTCTCTACCCTAAATAATTACACCCCTCCCTGTCTCTCCATCCTAAATAAtgaccccctccctgcctctccaccctaaacaataacccatCCCTGCCTCTCCATCCTAAACAATAACGCCCCTCCCTGCCACTCCACCCCAAACAATAatctccctccctgcctctccaccctaaacaataaccccctctccacatctccacccaaaacaaacaaCCCCCTTcccgcctctccaccctaaacaataaccccccctcctgcctctccaccctaaatcaaacccccctccctgcaacaccatcctaaacaataacccccctccctgcctctccaccctaaacaataaccccctccccacatctccaccctaaacaataatccacctccctgcctctccaccctaaacaataa
The sequence above is drawn from the Rana temporaria chromosome 4, aRanTem1.1, whole genome shotgun sequence genome and encodes:
- the LOC120935561 gene encoding putative tripartite motif-containing protein 75, which produces MAFSDARKELDCSICLNIDTNPVTLRCGHNFCQECIEDVLDTQERSGVYRCPECREEFQERPELSRDITLRNIMESSQSTEPEKESQILCTLHGDHQGHQVEALEEASEKRKENLTNALQKLVKKGEEMEESIKSLQKYKRKVQDGAGGVTKRVATIFRDIRRQLDILERRILKEIAMKAERVSFPASELIQDLEIKKDNLSRKIRHIKEICNMTDPLSVLQESDTGLFDIVTGVNKGINIPEPEEITLDEDTANNYVYISNDKKTARKVAESLNRPQSPERPMGMIPQVMSSQSFSSGRHYWDVDVGGSSHWKVGMCYTSILKIGTYTEIGLNLMSWCLESKSNQLSAKHDKKSITLPDNLITRVRINLDYEAGQISLYELGIPIRHLHTFTAFFTEPLHVVFYVKEGCIKICRGKQEG